In Solea senegalensis isolate Sse05_10M linkage group LG6, IFAPA_SoseM_1, whole genome shotgun sequence, one genomic interval encodes:
- the ppp2r2ca gene encoding protein phosphatase 2, regulatory subunit B, gamma a, translating to MGEDAESPKINHTFLRDYVTEADVISTVEFNQTGDLLATGDKGGRVVIFQRETESKGESEEVGETGDSGEYNVYSTFQSHEPDFDYLKSLEIEEKINKIRWLPQQNAAHFLLSTNDKTVKLWKVSERDKRPEGYNLKDEEGRLKDVSTITSLQVPVLKPTDLMVEVRPRRVFSNGHTYHVNSISVNSDGETYLSADDLRINMWHLGITDRSFNIVDIKPANMEDLTEVITAAEFHPHHCHLFVYSSSKGTLRLCDMRDSALCDKHTKLFEEPEDPGSRSFFSEIISSVSDVKFSHNGRYLLTRDYLTAKVWDLNMEKGPVETYQVHEYLRSKLCSLYENDCIFDKFECVWNSSDSVIMTGAYNSFFRMFDRDTGRGVTLEAWRESSKPRAVLRTRRVYTGGKRRRGDVGVDSLDFTKKILHMAWHPSENIIAIAATNNLYIFQDRVSPEAQAQ from the exons ATGGGCGAGGACGCTGAGAGCCCCAAAATCAACCACACCTTCCTGCGAGACTACGTCACTGAAG CTGATGTCATCTCTACGGTGGAGTTTAACCAGACAGGGGACCTTCTGGCCACAGGGGACAAAGGTGGCCGTGTGGTCATCTTccagagagagactgag TCTAAAGGTGAGTCCGAGGAGGTGGGGGAGACGGGGGACTCTGGGGAGTACAATGTCTACAGCACATTCCAGAGCCATGAGCCGGACTTTGATTACCTGAAGAGTCTGGAGattgaagagaaaataaacaagatcAGATGGCTGCCACAGCAGAACGCAGCAcacttcctcctctccaccaaCG ATAAGACCGTCAAACTGTGGAaggtgagtgagagagacaagCGACCGGAGGGATACAACCTGAAAGATGAGGAGGGACGGCTCAAGGACGTCTCTACCATCACCTCTCTGCAG GTGCCAGTGCTGAAACCTACAGATCTCATGGTAGAGGTTCGACCCAGGCGAGTGTTTTCCAATGGACACACCTACCATGTCAACTCTATCTCAGTCAACAGTGATGGTGAGACGTACCTGTCCGCTGACGACCTCCGCATCAATATGTGGCATCTGGGCATCACAGACCGTAGCTTCA ACATTGTGGACATCAAACCAGCCAACATGGAGGATCTGACGGAGGTgatcacagcagcagagttcCACCCACATCACTGCCACTTGTTTGTGTACAGTAGCAGCAAGGGCACCCTGCGCCTCTGTGACATGAGAGACTCTGCACTTTGCGACAAACATACCAAAT tATTTGAGGAACCTGAGGATCCAGGGAGCCGGTCCTTCTTCTCAGAGATCATTTCTTCTGTGTCGGATGTCAAGTTCAGCCACAACGGACGCTACCTGCTGACCAGAGACTACCTCACTGCCAAGGTATGGGACCTGAACATGGAAAAAGGCCCCGTGGAAACGTACCAG GTCCATGAATACCTGAGGAGTAAACTGTGTTCCCTCTATGAAAATGACTGCATCTTTGacaagtttgaatgtgtttggaACAGCTCAGACAG TGTGATCATGACAGGGGCGTACAACAGCTTCTTCCGGATGTTCGACAGGGACACAGGTCGAGGCGTTACCCTGGAGGCATGGCGGGAAAGCAGCAAACCTCGGGCCGTGCTGCGGACCCGACGTGTCTACACTGGTGGTAAGCGTCGCCGCGGAGACGTTGGCGTTGATAGTCTGGATTTCACAAAGAAAATCCTGCACATGGCGTGGCACCCGTCTGAGAATATCATCGCCATAGCAGCCACCAACAACCTGTACATCTTCCAGGATCGCGTGAGCCCTGAGGCGCAGGCACAGTGA